A single Lolium perenne isolate Kyuss_39 chromosome 6, Kyuss_2.0, whole genome shotgun sequence DNA region contains:
- the LOC127323155 gene encoding protein SMALL AUXIN UP-REGULATED RNA 16-like, whose product MKEGGERKNILAKTLKKCRSLGHRRQPAASCAGRGSAPQSPSPRAADHVPAGCFAVLVGPEKERFAVRARCANHPLFRALLDEAEMEYGFAGCDGPLELPCAVDDFMEVMWEMEQGDGAAPPSCTIFAGRGYHNQQQHGYHMMSPGTFLVAGRS is encoded by the coding sequence ATGAAAGAAGGAGGCGAGAGGAAGAACATTTTGGCCAAGACGCTCAAAAAGTGCCGGTCTCTGGGCCACCGGAGGCAGCCGGCAGCCTCCTGCGCCGGCCGCGGCAGCGCCCCGCAGTCGCCGTCGCCGCGCGCGGCCGATCACGTGCCGGCGGGGTGCTTCGCCGTGctggtggggccggagaaggagcGGTTCGCCGTGCGCGCCAGGTGCGCCAACCACCCCCTCTTCCGAGCGCTGTTGGACGAGGCCGAGATGGAGTACGGCTTCGCCGGCTGCGACGGCCCGCTCGAGCTGCCCTGCGCCGTCGACGACTTCATGGAGGTCATGTGGGAGATGGAGCAGGGGGACGGCGCCGCGCCGCCCAGCTGCACTATCTTCGCCGGCAGGGGCTACCACAACCAGCAGCAGCACGGCTACCACATGATGAGCCCGGGCACGTTCCTGGTCGCCGGCCGCTCGTGA